In the Clostridium gelidum genome, TAACTTTACAACTTTCAAAAATTGCAGAATCTTGTGGTGGTTCGGTACAATAATTTGTTATATTATTACTACCACTTATTGCTTTAAACTCCTTATTATCAAATACTGCTACGGCTATATTTATAGTGTCCTGTAATGCTTTGCTTTGATCTATTTTAAAAGTTGCTTTTTCATTTCCGTAAGGTTTCATATATTTATTTAGATTCTTTATTAAACGTTGCATTCTTGGTATGTCACTTTTTAAATGATGGTGATACTCTACAGAACCCTTCTTTGGTTTAATATAATGACAACTTATATGCTTCGGTATTTCTATTGATATAGTCTTTATTTTTGTTTTAGCGTTATATTTTTCGTTTACGCTTTCTTTTTTAATAATAACCATTTTTTTCAATAGTTCAATATCTTTTGCATAAAGATAATCTTTATCTAATTCCTTTTCTAAATCCTCTAATCTTGCTTTTTCTTCTTTACTTATTCTTATTATAGATATTTTACTTTTTATTTCTTCTATGGCTTTTTGGATATCATAAACATTATCTTGAGAGCTCATCTCTCGTTCATATTCAATTCTATCTATAATTAGTTTTTTTACTTCACTTATTTTTTCACATAGTTTATTATGTTCATTTTCAAACAATATCATTTTTTCTATATAATCAATAAAGTCGCGTGCATTATCTGCTCTATAAGTAATAGCAGCTTCCTCAAGGCAATTATATAGCCTCTCTATTACGCTATTATCAAGTTTAAAAGTCTGTGTCATTTTCTCTTTAAAATTTTGATCATCGAATTCATTTATAATATATCCATCTCTTTTTAATGCATCCTTAAAATCATTTATATTGCTAATTTTTAGTCGTTCTCTTTTTTTCTTATTTATAATCATATTTCTTTGTGTCATATTCACCTCTTATTTTTGGAGTCCATATTGGAAAATTAAATCAATTAAAATTTTATTATATTAAAGCAAAAAATCGGGATGGTGCTAGCACCTTCCCGATAAAAACACTAAATGTTTTTGTTCCATACTCATATTATATACACTGACAATAAAGATAGTCAATTATTATTTTTATAAATTTATACATATTCCTTCAACTGCAACAACCTCTCCTTCTTTATTGAATACAGGAAATTCTGTTACTTCAAACTTTATTCGTTGCCCATCTTTATTGAATACTTCTATATGGTATGAAGGTTGCTTAACACCCTGAATAGATAGGGCTGTGTATTGCTCCCCTTGATTGTTAATTGGATTATCTGTAAGGAACTTAGTGAAATCTGTTAAAAACTCTTTTTCTGTATATCCTAAAAGATTTTTTATAGAAGGACTTACATATTTCATTACACCGTTTATATTATGGCGATAAAAAAAACATCCTTGTTCACTATCTATGTTTGCAGCATCATTCATGGATTTAATTATATAATTAGTAGATTCTTTTGAGTGTTTTACTACTTCACTCATAGAATTAGAAAATTCTTCTGTTGTTGCAACGGCTTCTTCAGTACAAGCCAAATTTTCTTGTGTTATAGCCGATAAATCACACATAATTTGAAGTACTTTTTCTTTTTTAGTCGCCATATCTATTCCAGCTTCATTAATTTTATCTATTATGTATTTAATTTCATCAATTTCATTGTTAATTCCAGTAAATTTTTCTATTGTGTCTTCTACTATAAGAAACTGATTATTAAATTCTTCTTTAACCACCCCTATAGCTTTTACAGCACCATCTGATTTACTTTGAAGATTATGCACAATTTCATCAATTTTCTTTACCGATTCAGTTGTCTGTTCAGCCAATTTTCTAATTTCTGCTGCTACAACAGAGAAACCTTTCCCAGCCTCCCCCGCTCTTTCTGCTTCTATTGCTGCATTTAAAGCAAGTAAATTAATTTGTTTTGATATCCCTTTTATCATATTGCTGGCTTCATTTATTTCTGCTGCATTATCATTTGTTCTATGAATAAGATCATAAATTTCTTGCATTGAATTTCCACTTACTTTGGTTTTATTTATTAAACTCTCAATGGTCTGACTTGCTTCATCTTTAAAAATAATTACACCATCAATTTCTTTATTAACAGAATAAATATATTTTTTAATATTATCAATAATTTCTCCAAGTTCTACTGCAACATTTTCTCCATCTTTAGTAACTTTAGCCTGTATTTCTGTACTTTGCGAGATATTATCTATAATTTTATTCACTTCACCGAAGCTCAAATTAGAATCATTTATGATTTCCATGACTTTATTTAATGCGCTTTGAACGCCTTCTGAAGTAACAGAAATATTTTTAAGCAAACTCTTCTTGTTATCATTTTCCTGTTTTAGTTTGTTTTTACATACTTTTATTACCCTATAATTTTTTGAAAATAAATAAGTAATTATTCCAATATATAAAATAATAATTGCTGACTCCAAGAATTCCTTTGAAGCAATACCATGTATAAATAATATGACTCCCAAAATAATGCTAATAGATAAAAGATTTTTATCCTCTTTCCTTTGATTATACAATTTTTTAAAATTAGTCATGACTTACCACGCTCCCAATCTTTTTAATAATAAAAGTCCAATAAAGTTTGCTATTCCTTCATTGGACTTTCTTTGATTTATTTGATTTTTTAAAATCTAATTGCATATGAAAAAACTTCCTAGTATAAATTCCTCATATTCTTAACTTTATCATAAAGAATAAAAAAATATTTTCTCTTCTTTTAATTATAATAGTTTTACAATAGATTTATTGTAAAAATCGGAACTTTAATTCAATATAGTGTTTTACTGATAAAATAGTAACCAATTCTTTTGTTCCGAAATTTACAATTCTTTAAAGATTCAAATCTGTTATTATGTAGAAAGAAGCTTCTTACAAACATATAATTAAATATTATTTTTATTGAATTTAGAGCAATGGTGCTCTGCTAAGCAGAATACCATTGCTTTTTATAATTTAGTATATAAAAATGGAGGAATTTATTATGGAAC is a window encoding:
- a CDS encoding deaminase domain-containing protein; the encoded protein is MTQRNMIINKKKRERLKISNINDFKDALKRDGYIINEFDDQNFKEKMTQTFKLDNSVIERLYNCLEEAAITYRADNARDFIDYIEKMILFENEHNKLCEKISEVKKLIIDRIEYEREMSSQDNVYDIQKAIEEIKSKISIIRISKEEKARLEDLEKELDKDYLYAKDIELLKKMVIIKKESVNEKYNAKTKIKTISIEIPKHISCHYIKPKKGSVEYHHHLKSDIPRMQRLIKNLNKYMKPYGNEKATFKIDQSKALQDTINIAVAVFDNKEFKAISGSNNITNYCTEPPQDSAIFESCKVNKLGKLGIGYNRIFDSEKKILEEIHRQIEAKVLKNEGNLILYSKWEPCPSCYFVISQFCKYHPDIKVQVKYDKKYGE
- a CDS encoding methyl-accepting chemotaxis protein, which encodes MTNFKKLYNQRKEDKNLLSISIILGVILFIHGIASKEFLESAIIILYIGIITYLFSKNYRVIKVCKNKLKQENDNKKSLLKNISVTSEGVQSALNKVMEIINDSNLSFGEVNKIIDNISQSTEIQAKVTKDGENVAVELGEIIDNIKKYIYSVNKEIDGVIIFKDEASQTIESLINKTKVSGNSMQEIYDLIHRTNDNAAEINEASNMIKGISKQINLLALNAAIEAERAGEAGKGFSVVAAEIRKLAEQTTESVKKIDEIVHNLQSKSDGAVKAIGVVKEEFNNQFLIVEDTIEKFTGINNEIDEIKYIIDKINEAGIDMATKKEKVLQIMCDLSAITQENLACTEEAVATTEEFSNSMSEVVKHSKESTNYIIKSMNDAANIDSEQGCFFYRHNINGVMKYVSPSIKNLLGYTEKEFLTDFTKFLTDNPINNQGEQYTALSIQGVKQPSYHIEVFNKDGQRIKFEVTEFPVFNKEGEVVAVEGICINL